The DNA region TGCACTTTGGCAAATCGTCCGGGGCGGCGAGCAGCTTAGGCACAAGCGGGCGGATGTCTTCAAAGTCGTTGCTGGGGGCCTTCAGGACGATGACGGCAATTGGCAGGTTTCTCTGGCTCTGTTGGTACGGAAGATTGGTGTCATTCGTTACCAAGGCATCGAAGCCTTCCGCTGCCGCGAATTGCAGTAGCTCGCCGTTCTTTATGCCCCTCCAACCACGATAGGCAACGGTCTCGCAATCGTGACCGGTTATCTCGTGACGCAGGTCATGAGTGACATTCTCGTCAAGCAGTATCTTCACGACACCGGCACTTCCGGGAGCATCTTAGCCTCCACTTCGTCGAGCAGATCCACAACTTGGCTCCGCTCAACCGTCGGAAACTGTTCGAGAAAGTACTCGATGCTCCGATTATGCTTCAGGGCATCGAACAATGACACCACCGGCACCCGCGTCCCCGCGAAGCAAGGGGTGCCGCCCTGGATTTCCGGATCGACGCTGATGACGGTGCTCATGTTTAAATTATAGCACCCTTCGGCCCGCGGCTAGCAAGCCCTACATCGCTCGGCGGAAAGCTGACCGCTGAATGCTGACCGCTCCGTCACTGGAACAGCCGCCAGCCGCACCACTCCATCCAGTTCACGATCCACGGGTGCGTCCACGGGTTCCACGTCGGGTAGCTGGCCGACAGGCAGGAGAACGCCAGCAGCACCAAACCTACCGCGCGGCCCAGGCGGCCCGCCCCTTCGGCGCCCGCGGCCAGCAGCACCAGCCACATAGGGGTGAACCAGAACATCCACCGCAAGCCGCTGGTCATGCCGCCGTAGTTGCGGTCCTCGAGCGGCCGCAAGCCCGTGTAGAACACCAGGCAGACGCCCGAGAGCAGCAGCACCGCCGCGGCTACCTCACGCCTCGATGCGTCGCCGCGACGCAGCCAACGCACGCCCCCCAACAGGCTCAGCAGCCACACCGGCGTCAACGAGAAGACGCCGTGGTGGCCGACAAGGCAGTGCAGCGCGTAGACCCCTTTGGATTCTTCGCCCTTGTCGATCCCTTGGCGGTCCGACCAGTAGCTAGTGAGCGTGCGGCCGTTGCGCTCGACGCTCCAGATGTACCAATTGTCTTCGGGGTCGGTCTCGCTGCGGTGGGCGTACGGAGGGCGCAGCGAGTCGTGGGCCCAGACGTTGGTCGCGAAGAAGGCGGCCGCCACGGCCAGCGTGCCCGGAACGAACCACAGCAG from Pirellulimonas nuda includes:
- a CDS encoding DUF5615 family PIN-like protein — encoded protein: MKILLDENVTHDLRHEITGHDCETVAYRGWRGIKNGELLQFAAAEGFDALVTNDTNLPYQQSQRNLPIAVIVLKAPSNDFEDIRPLVPKLLAAPDDLPKCRVTVVA
- a CDS encoding DUF433 domain-containing protein; the protein is MSTVISVDPEIQGGTPCFAGTRVPVVSLFDALKHNRSIEYFLEQFPTVERSQVVDLLDEVEAKMLPEVPVS